The genome window GATTGCAGCGCTGCACTGCCGCCAGGAGCCAGCGGCGAATATCATCCCGAGTTGGCTGGGGAAGGACCTGGCGAACGAGGTCCATAGCCTTATCTAGGAACACTCCTGTGGGACGGCCCTTTTCGTTACGGATAATGGCGCCGCCTTCGGGGGCGGATGTAGAGGATGTGATCCCCGCCAGGGCCAGGGCCCGGCTGTTGGTCCAGATGGCATGGCCGTCTATCCTTGCCAGTATCACGGGGTGATCGGGAGCGGCCTTATCCAATGGCTCGCAAGTGGGAAAGGCCGGCACTTCCCAGTCGTTCTGGTCCCAGCCCCGGCCTTTGATCCACGTACCTGGTGGCAGATCCCGGGCTTTGGCAGCTACCAGTTTGGCAATCTCATCAGCGGAGGTTGTACCAACGAGCTGGAGTTCAACGAGGGAGCGGCTGAAGCTCCACAGATGAAAGTGGCTGTCTGTCAGACCCGGCATAACGACCGCTCCCCGCAGATCGATGCGCTTTGTCCTGCGGGTAGCCAAGGGCAGAATCTCGTCCTCTGAGCCCACCGCCAGGATCCGGCCGTCCACAACGGCCAGAGCCCGCGAAGGGGCAAGGTATTTGTCCATGGTCAAGATCGTACCGCCGCTCAGAATCACGTCGGCTCCGGAGCGTGGTGTGCATGCCAGGGTTATCATAAGTCCGGTCATCAGGAGAAAAAGAAATCGTTGTTTCATATAATACAGATTAGCAATTGGACGGTAGGTTAGTCAAGGTACATTACGCAACACTATGTTTTATATGAAACCTGATCACTTACTTTCGCATTTCCCAGGATACCTCAGCGGGAGGACGGTCGTTCAGCGAGCGCAGGTTCGCGTCGGAAGAAGGATATCATTACTTCACTAAGAAGTGCTTGCGCCCTTTGCTAAACAGGCGTAATCTTGCCGATGGCTCGTAGCCTTGTATCTTCATTTGTCTGCTTTGAGGTGCATGCTATATCACGCTTCCCGCTCAATTCCCGTTGACAAAAAGAAGTCCTAGGTAACGACCAATAAGAATTGCTCCATGGTCGAGGACGTTGTATACCTGTAGAATGGGACAACTATCTGTTCGTGGGGTACTGGTTTCAATCTGATTCGTCTCGATCTGGGTGCGGTTGTTTACCCACCCTAATCTGAGGCCCTTTGCGGAGAGTAATGGATTATGGCAAAGACGATTTATGTCGGCAACTTACCATTCAGCGCGACCGAACCGGAGATTCGAACCCTGTTCGAGGAATTTGGTACCGTGCATGAAGTCAAAATGATTTTTGATCGCGAAACCGGCAGGTTCCGGGGTTTTGGCTTCGTTGAAATGGAGGATGAGGAGGCCAATACTGCTATCAGCCAGATGGACGGAAAGGAGTTTGGCGGTCGCACTCTGCGTGTGAGTGAGGCGCGAGAACGTCCCGCCGGTCGGCGATAGCGCCACTGGTAGGGTCCAAGTGTTTCTGTGGCTGAGTCCTGCCCAATCGTTCAGTTAAGGGGGAATGCATACCAATTGTTCATCATTA of Candidatus Neomarinimicrobiota bacterium contains these proteins:
- a CDS encoding RNA recognition motif domain-containing protein, producing MAKTIYVGNLPFSATEPEIRTLFEEFGTVHEVKMIFDRETGRFRGFGFVEMEDEEANTAISQMDGKEFGGRTLRVSEARERPAGRR